A genomic region of Bombus fervidus isolate BK054 chromosome 17, iyBomFerv1, whole genome shotgun sequence contains the following coding sequences:
- the Hex110 gene encoding hexamerin 110 isoform X1, protein MRCLIVLLALVALGACGNVKQQHAADQNLLNKQQDIIQLLQKISQPIPNQELQNLGETYEIESNAHQYNNPIIVMYYAGAVKAGLVQPQGTVFTNSISQLRKEVSLLYRILLGAKDYQTFLKTAVWARVHVNEGQFVKALAGAVLTRPDTQGVILPPVYEILPQYHLDARIVQEAQNIAIQKVQEGDIQNILIPVNYSALLSQDEHQLSYFTQDVGLAAYYSYINLAGYILEEQDQQQQQQQQPLTQQQYQEQIVGKYLQQGGQQDQQSTIAHGAQYLYLHQQLLAHYELNRLSNGLGPISEINYENVQALYQPHLRGLNGLEFVGRPENLQLQPHKNKLIQSVITLEQRLMDAIDSGNVITPQGVFLSLYQPQGMNILGDLIEGTGKSVNPRYYGSLQAAARKLLGNAPEVQNIWDYTPSALELGQTAVHDPAFYQLFKKVMNLYQQYQQSLPAYQYNDLVLPGVTIQNVDVSQLVTLFSDYYIDLNGVTGQSNQQQQQQQQQQQQQQQQQQQQQQQDQQQEQQQNVKAYLKRLDHQPYQYKVTVHSEQNVPSAVVRVFLGPKYDYQGKPISISQSRHLFVQLDQFIQNLHSGQNIIIRNSQQAPGQSPDWPSTSEIQQGVNAAIRSQEPFFITEPHQIFSFPARLSLPKGQPQGFPLQFLVVISSPNPLNMPYGPVIPEQNLSYQAQQYQIVNANQYQQLKQQGQLWQMGGGVQQNVEVLPENLANAQQQIDAVRNQYANVYTRYHGQYPNTQIQNPVGQGQDMTYSIQGVGVVNAAGVGGSKSLGLHGQHIAVQSQQQIVQQAQQIQQQIQAATAAAQQGQQGQHQGQGARMIWNAQQQQQQQQQQQQQLHHGQHINRWSPSHIAQSVVQSASQGLQALSGLAGAQGLQGAQGAQGVQGVSGVKGIAGVQGVAGVQGVAGVQGVAGVQGVAGVQGVAGVQGVAGVQGVQGVQSAAGVQGVAGVQGVQGVQGTQQGGIQGGVQGLSAVLQGGVSSQSWGIGQGLQGVNVPYGMHGAQGIGGVRSWPNSQVQGGISGSGIVASGQQHAGGFQGIYAQAQTVQDPSVSEYYQNKPISEIIGGAISLDGKPLGFPLERPLAPGALSVSNIFVQDVLVFHQGQPTNDITQP, encoded by the exons ATGAGGTGCTTAATTGTCCTGTTGGCTCTGGTGGCCTTAGGGGCCTGTGGAAATGTCAAACAACAACATGCTG cTGACCAGAATCTCCTTAACAAACAGCAAGACATCATCCAACTGCTGCAGAAGATCTCACAGCCAATCCCGAACCAAGAACTTCAGAACCTTGGTGAAACTTATGAAATTGAGAGCAATGCTCACCAGTACAACAACCCAATCATAGTAATGTACTATGCGGGTGCTGTGAAAGCTGGTTTGGTTCAACCTCAGGGTACGGTGTTCACTAATTCAATCAGCCAGCTTCGGAAAGAAGTTTCCCTACTCTACAGGATTTTATTGGGTGCCAAGGACTACCAGACTTTTCTCAAGACTGCTGTATGGGCCCGTGTTCATGTTAACGAAGGACAATTTGTTAAG GCTTTAGCTGGTGCTGTATTGACTCGCCCAGACACCCAAGGAGTCATCCTCCCACCTGTTTATGAAATCTTGCCCCAGTATCATTTGGATGCTAGAATCGTCCAAGAAGCCCAAAACATTGCCATTCAAAAAGTCCAGGAAGGAGACATTCAGAATATTCTCATCCCTGTTAATTACTCTGCGCTCTTGTCTCAAGATGAACATCAACTGTCTTACTTCACTCAAGATGTTGGTCTTGCAGCATACTACTCCTATATCAACCTTGCTGGATACATTTTGGAagaa CAGGaccaacaacaacaacagcaacaacagcctCTGACTCAACAACAGTATCAAGAACAGATTGTAGGGAAATACTTGCAACAAGGAGGACAACAGGACCAACAAAGCACCATCGCTCATGGAGCTCAATATCTGTATCTTCATCAACAACTTTTGGCTCACTACGAACTTAACCGTCTTTCGAACGGGCTTGGTCCAATCTCTGAAATTAACTACGAAAATGTACAAGCTCTTTACCAACCACATCTTCGCGGTCTCAATGGACTTGAATTTGTTGGTCGTCCAGAGAATCTTCAACTCCAACCTCACAAGAATAAGCTCATTCAAAGTGTTATTACTCTAGAACAAAGACTGATGGATGCCATTGACTCTGGCAATGTGATCACCCCACAAGGCGTCTTCCTTTCTTTGTACCAACCACAGGGTATGAACATTCTTGGTGACTTGATCGAAGGAACTGGTAAAAGCGTCAACCCAAGGTACTATGGAAGCCTCCAGGCTGCTGCTCGCAAACTCCTTGGAAATGCTCCTGAAGTTCAGAACATTTGGGATTACACACCGTCGGCTCTTGAACTTGGACAAACTGCTGTTCACGATCCAGCCTTCTACCAACTGTTCAAAAAGGTCATGAACCTTTACCAACAATATCAACAGTCTTTGCCTGCCTACCAGTACAACGATCTTGTCCTTCCTGGTGTTACCATCCAGAACGTCGATGTTAGCCAGCTGGTCACTCTTTTCAGCGACTATTACATCGACCTCAACGGCGTTACTGGACAATCTAaccaacaacaacaacaacaacaacaacaacagcagcagcaacaacaacagcaacagcagcagcagcagcaagaTCAACAACAGGAACAACAGCAAAACGTTAAGGCTTATCTCAAAAGATTAGACCATCAACCCTACCAATACAAAGTCACGGTTCACAGTGAACAAAATGTACCAAGCGCGGTTGTTCGTGTCTTCCTTGGACCCAAATACGACTACCAAGGCAAACCAATTAGTATCTCTCAGAGTCGACATCTCTTTGTTCAACTTGACCAATTCATCCAAAACC TTCACTCTGGTCAGAACATCATTATTAGGAACTCCCAGCAAGCTCCTGGACAGAGCCCTGACTGGCCATCTACTTCTGAAATTCAACAAGGTGTTAATGCTGCTATCCGATCTCAGGAACCATTCTTCATTACTGAG CCACACCAAATCTTCAGTTTCCCTGCTAGGTTGTCTCTTCCCAAAGGTCAACCACAAGGTTTCCCACTTCAGTTTCTCGTTGTAATCTCTTCGCCAAATCCACTTAATATGCCATACGGACCAGTAATCCCCGAACAAAACTTGTCGTACCAAGCCCAACAATACCAAATCGTGAATGCCAACCAATACCAACAATTGAAACAACAAGGACAACTTTGGCAAATGGGCGGTGGAGTTCAACAAAACGTTGAGGTTCTTCCTGAGAACTTGGCCAATGCTCAGCAACAAATAGATG cTGTCAGGAATCAGTATGCTAATGTCTACACCAGATACCACGGACAGTATCCCAATACTCAAATCCAGAACCCTGTTGGTCAAGGACAAGACATGACATACAGTATCCAAGGAGTTGGAGTTGTTAACGCTGCTGGTGTTGGTGGTTCAAAATCCTTAGGATTACACGGACAACATATCGCAGTTCAAAGCCAACAACAAATAGTACAACAAGCTCAACAGATCCAACAACAAATACAAGCGGCAACAGCAGCAGCTCAACAAGGACAACAGGGACAACATCAGGGCCAGGGTGCTCGAATGATTTGGAAtgcacaacaacaacaacaacaacaacaacaacaacaacaacaattgCATCACGGACAACATATTAACAGGTGGTCTCCATCTCACATTGCTCAATCTGTCGTCCAATCTGCATCACAAGGACTGCAAGCACTATCTGGTCTGGCTGGTGCACAAGGTCTGCAGGGTGCGCAGGGTGCTCAAGGTGTTCAAGGTGTCTCTGGCGTCAAAGGTATAGCTGGTGTCCAAGGTGTAGCTGGCGTCCAAGGTGTAGCTGGCGTTCAAGGTGTAGCTGGCGTTCAAGGTGTAGCTGGCGTTCAAGGTGTAGCTGGCGTCCAAGGTGTAGCTGGCGTCCAAGGTGTTCAAGGAGTCCAAAGTGCAGCTGGCGTTCAAGGTGTAGCTGGCGTCCAAGGTGTTCAAGGAGTCCAGGGTACGCAACAAGGCGGAATTCAAGGCGGAGTACAAGGCCTGTCTGCTGTTCTGCAAGGAGGAGTATCGTCGCAAAGTTGGGGAATCGGACAAGGTTTACAAGGAGTGAATGTTCCGTATGGCATGCATGGAGCCCAAGGTATCGGAGGAGTTCGATCTTGGCCAAACTCTCAAGTCCAAGGTGGAATCTCAGGAAGTGGCATCGTCGCTAGCGGACAACAACACGCTGGTGGCTTCCAAGGAATCTACGCACAAGCGCAAACTGTTCAGGACCCATCTGTCAGCGAATACTACCAGAACAAACCAATCTCTGAAATCATCGGTGGTGCCATCTCCCTCGATGGCAAACCTCTCGGCTTCCCTCTGGAAAGACCGTTGGCTCCTGGTGCTCTCAGCGTTTCCAACATCTTCGTGCAAGACGTTCTCGTCTTCCACCAAGGTCAACCCACCAACGACATCACTCAGCCATAA